The Gossypium arboreum isolate Shixiya-1 chromosome 2, ASM2569848v2, whole genome shotgun sequence region atgagctcagtttagtcccaaaccacttctaagctTGATGTAAGGTTGTGATGAGCctttttaagggacaatatgattgtgattgttaaaagttttaaattgcacGCAAGTTTAATATCTCGGATGTGTATGAATGTTatgttgtaagtctggtaatgcctcgaaccctgttctgGCTTCGGATACGAGTAAGGAGTGTTATATCTAGCCCTAAAACTGGATATGAATAAGGCATATGACAAGGTGGAGTGGTTTTTTTAGGAAAAAGTCATGCAAAAAATGGGATTTGTAGAGTCTTTTGTGTCTTTAATCATGAGATGTGTATGAACAGTTAATTATTCAGTTTGTTTGAATAGGGTGATGGGCGAGTGCTTCAGACCAATAAGGGGTTTGCGTCAAAGTGACCCCTGAAGTccctatttatttttaatttctagtgAAGGTTTGTCATCCTTAATGAGGCTTGCAGCTAGGAAAGGTTATCTTAAAGGGGTAAAGTTTTGTCGTAAGGGTCCCTTAATGACACATTTATTGTTTGCATACGACTACATTCTTTTTGGGGATGCCACAGTTAAGGGAGCAAATAATCTTAAAGCGGTATTACGAGAATATGAAGTATGTTCAGGTCAATTCATTAATTTCAAAAAGTCAATGGCATATTTTAGCACAAATGTCTCTGAGTAAAAATGGGAACAAGTAGCTCGTATATTGGGAGTTCAAACCTCTAAAAGCCTAGAGAAATATTGGGGTTACCTAATATGGTTGGGaaggataaaaaaaaaaattccaaatacTAAAGGACAGGATGATTAGTAAGGTTAGAGGGTGGAGCACTAGATTTTTGTCGGTAGGAGGAAAGGATGTTTTCATAAAAGTAGTATTGCAGGCTATTCCTACTTACTCTATGGCGTGTTTTTTATTACCAAAATCATTGTGCAAAGAGTTGGAAAATATTATGAGCCGATTTGGTGGCAAAAAAGTCATGCAGAACATGGAATTCAATGGTGTGAATGGAGTAAGCTTAGTGACCTAAAAGAGGACGGAGGAATGGAATTTCAATGCCTTTCAAAATTTAATGTGGCAATGCTAGCTAAACAAAGTTGGCGTTTAATTTGTTACCCAAATTCATTGTTAGCCAAATCTTTAAAAGCCAAATATTATCCAAATTTAGATTTTCTGCATGCAAGGTTAGGGAACTTATCATCATATACCTGGAGAAGCCTATGGTCGACAAAAGGAATTCTTGACAAGGGGATGGGATGGCGAGTTGGTTCGGGGACACAGATACAAATCTAGAATGATGTATGGGTCCCAAGCTCGGATGACTTCAAGGTTCAATTTCCAAGTATTACCCAAAATCTTATGTTAGCTTCTGATTTAATTGAATAAGACTCAAATCAATGGAAGAATGAGTTAATTTGGCGTACCTTCCATCTAGATGACACATCAAGGATTCTTTGTATCTCACTCCTGCTTGAGAAAGAATTAGACAAATTCATATGGCAAGGTGAGGCTTCGGGAGTTTACACAGTGCGGAGTGGGTACAAAAATTTAATACAGATTGAAAGATCAACAAATTTATAACAAAACCAAAATTATTACAAACCCATGTACAAAGAATTATGGAAGATGGCCTTGCCTTCTAAAACAAAAATTCTGGTATGGAAGATCTTAAATAATTTTCTACCTACTTTTTCAAATCTATATCAACGCAGAATACGGGATTCAGCGATTTGCCCAAGAAGCAGAAACAGTGATGAAACAAGAGAACATgtatttcaacatttttttttgCAGCAGGTGTATGGACAAGGTTAGGAATTGGATGCCCCCTGGAACAAAATCAGGTACAATATAAGGACTAGATGCATTACTTAttagaaaaaaattcaaacaGTCAGATAAAATGTATTGTGTGTACTGTATAGGGTTTATGGTCAACCAGAAATAAGCTGCTTCGTGAAAATAAGGTACAAACAGGAGAGAGAGTTGTCCAATTTATTCTAGACTACATGCAGGAAATTGAAAGGGTAAATAGAAAGGTACCTGTCAACATAGTAGCTAATGAGAATTGGAGCCCACCAGACGACTTGAATGTCAAAATCAATTTTGACGCTGCATTTGAAAGACAGAATAATAGATCGTGTACAGGGATTGTTATTAGAAATTCCTTAGGTCAAGTCTTAAAAGCAAAAATATATAGGAACGAACACATACCAACGGTGTTCACAGTAGAAGCTCTCGCATGCGTCCAGGCAATTAGATTTGGTGGCAGAGTCTAGATTCTTACGAGTTGAAATCGAGGGTGATACGTTAGCTATCATTAAAAAATTACAAAGTGAGGAGGAAGATGGATCTGAAATTAGAGCGTATATTGTTGATACTAAAATCTTATGCAGTAACTTTATTACTTGTGATTTTCGACATGCAAg contains the following coding sequences:
- the LOC108466629 gene encoding uncharacterized protein LOC108466629, with protein sequence MIANVSPSISTRKNLDSATKSNCLDACESFYCEHRCVKIDFDIQVVWWAPILISYYVDRGHPIPNLVHTPAAKKNVEIHVLLFHHCFCFLGKSLNPVFCVDIDLKK